From the genome of Candidatus Baltobacteraceae bacterium, one region includes:
- a CDS encoding glycosyltransferase family 1 protein produces MHVAVDAHNLLTDRRGIGVAVRAILGQWIEHAACDLTLLVRHPLPMLRKPALARELGSRAFAVASRVPRSADVVWHPWNGTFFDAGDVPAVATIHDVAPFAFPDRDAGRRESQQAPFRRTARSARRIIADSFVTKSEIERYLEVPPDRITCVPLAADPRYTPGPADGIPDATRGRPYLLYVGAIETRKNVDTLIAAWRTAFPACDVALVLVTTQAVPSDTIALHDVSVERLRDLYRGALAVVCPSIYEGFGLPALEALACGAPAVVSRASSLPEVCGDAALYVEDPLDGEQWVAALRRIAADAPLRARLQTAGPQRAALFSWARTAQETRNALESVRND; encoded by the coding sequence ATGCACGTCGCGGTCGATGCTCACAATCTGCTTACCGATCGTCGCGGCATCGGCGTCGCCGTTCGCGCCATACTGGGGCAGTGGATCGAGCACGCCGCATGCGATCTGACTTTGCTCGTGCGTCACCCGCTTCCTATGCTGCGCAAACCGGCGCTCGCGCGCGAGCTCGGCAGCCGTGCCTTTGCGGTGGCGTCGCGCGTTCCGCGCTCGGCCGACGTTGTGTGGCACCCATGGAACGGCACGTTTTTCGATGCGGGCGACGTGCCGGCGGTCGCAACGATCCACGACGTCGCACCGTTCGCATTCCCGGATCGCGATGCCGGCCGGCGCGAATCCCAACAGGCGCCGTTCCGGCGTACGGCGCGATCCGCGCGGCGAATCATCGCCGATTCGTTCGTTACGAAATCCGAGATCGAACGCTATCTCGAGGTGCCGCCCGATCGGATAACGTGCGTGCCGTTGGCCGCCGATCCGCGCTACACGCCCGGGCCCGCGGATGGGATTCCGGACGCAACGCGGGGGCGGCCGTACCTGCTCTACGTCGGAGCGATCGAAACACGCAAGAACGTCGACACGTTGATCGCGGCGTGGCGAACCGCTTTTCCCGCGTGCGACGTCGCGCTCGTTCTGGTTACCACGCAGGCCGTACCCTCCGATACGATCGCGCTGCACGATGTGAGCGTGGAGCGTTTACGCGATCTGTATCGCGGCGCGCTGGCGGTCGTGTGTCCCTCGATCTACGAAGGCTTTGGGCTGCCCGCGCTCGAGGCGCTCGCGTGCGGCGCGCCGGCGGTCGTGTCGCGAGCCTCGTCGCTGCCCGAAGTCTGCGGCGACGCCGCGCTCTATGTGGAGGATCCGCTCGATGGCGAGCAGTGGGTCGCCGCGCTGCGACGAATCGCGGCCGACGCGCCGCTGCGCGCGCGTTTGCAGACCGCCGGCCCGCAGCGGGCCGCACTCTTCTCGTGGGCGAGAACCGCGCAGGAAACGCGCAACGCGCTCGAAAGCGTGCGAAATGACTAG